A region of the Streptomyces durocortorensis genome:
GGTGTCGGCGACCCGGTCCAGGTCGCCAAGGACTCCATCGAGTTCGCCCGGGCCAAGGTCCACGACATCGTGATCGTCGACACCGCCGGCCGTCTCGGTATCGACCAGGAGCTGATGCAGCAGGCCGCGGACATCCGCGACGCCGTCAGCCCCGACGAGATCCTCTTCGTCGTCGACGCGATGATCGGTCAGGACGCGGTCAACACCGCGGAGGCCTTCCGCGATGGTGTCGGCTTCGACGGCGTGGTGCTCTCCAAGCTCGACGGCGACGCCCGCGGTGGTGCGGCCCTGTCGATCGCCCACGTCACGGGCAAGCAGGTCATGTTCGCGTCGAACGGCGAGAAGCTGGAGGACTTCGACGCGTTCCACCCGGACCGGATGGCCTCCCGCATCCTCGACATGGGTGACCTGCTCACCCTGATCGAGCAGGCCGAGAAGACGTTCAGCCAGGAAGAGGCCGCCAAAATGGCCTCCAAGCTGTCGTCGAGCAAGGGCAAGGACTTCACGCTCGACGACTTCCTGGCCCAGATGGAGCAGGTCCGCAAGATGGGCTCCATCTCCAAGCTGCTCGGGATGCTGCCCGGCATGGGGCAGATCAAGGACCAGATCAACAACATCGACGAGCGCGACATCGACCGCACCGCCGCGATCATCAAGTCGATGACCCCCAAGGAGCGCGCCGAGCCGACGATCATCAACGGCTCGCGCCGGGCCCGTATCGCCAAGGGTTCGGGTGTCGAGGTCTCCGCGGTCAAGGGCCTGGTGGAGCGCTTCTTCGAGGCCCGCAAGATGATGTCGAAGATGGCCCAGGGCGGCGGCATGCCCGGGATGCCGGGGATGCCCGGCATGGGTGGCGGCCCCGGCCGTCAGAAGAAGCAGGTCAAGCAGGCCAAGGGCAAGCGCAAGAGCGGCAACCCGATGAAGCGCAAGGCCGAGGAGGCCGCCGCCGCGGAGCGCCGCGAGCAGGCGGCCGCCCAGGGCGGCGCGTTCGGCCTGCCCGCCCAGGACAGCAAGAACTTCGAGCTGCCGGACGAGTTCAAGAAGTTCATGTAGGACAAGGCACGGCATGTGTAAGGGGCGCCCTTGAGAGAGGGCGCCCCTTACGTATGTCCTGAAGCCCCATGCCCCGAAGAGGCCCGCTCAGGTCACGCAGACCAGGTAGCGGAACACGTTCGGCATCCACACCGTGCCGTCCGGCCGCCGGTACGGATGCAGGGCCTCCGCGACCTCCTTCTCCACCTGTGAGCGGTCCGTGGCCCGTACGGCGGCGTCGAAGAGACCGGTCGACAGCAGCCCGCGCACCGCGCTGCCCACGTCCGCGTAGCCGAACGGACAGGACACCCGCCCCGAACCGTCCGGTTTCAACCCGGCCCGGGACGCCACCTCCTCCAGATCGTCCCGCAGGGTGGGCCGCCAGCCGCCCGATGCCGTACGCGGCGGGCGCGCGGACTCCGCCAGCCGGGCGGCTACCCGCAGCACCGCCGCCGTGGCACACCGCTCCGGCGGACCCCAGCCCGTCAGCACCACCGTCGCCCCCCGGGCGGCCAGCGGCACGGCCGACTCCAGCGCGGGCACCAGCCCCTCGGAATCGCCCGCGGCGCAGCCGATCGGCTCGAAGACCGTGATCAGGTCGTACGGAGCCCCGTCCGCACCGGATGCCGCGGCTCCGCCGTCCTCCAGCAGCCGGGCCCGACGGCGCGCCGGTTGCGCGGAGTGCGCGGGCGCGTCGTCCCAGCCCGCGCCGGGCAGCAGCCGGGCGCGGGCCAGGGCCAGGCGCTCCCGGTCGGAGTCCACACCCGTGACGTGCGCCCCCCGGGCCGCGGCGACGAGCATCGCGAGGCCGGAGCCGCAGCCGAGCGACAGCATCCGGGTGGCTGCCCCGACTTCCAGCCGGTCGTACACCGCCTCGTACAGCGGTGCCAGCATGCGCTCCTGGATCTCGGCCCAGTCACGTGCGCGGGTACCGGCGTCCGCCGGCGCGGACGGATCCGCGCCCCGGTGGTGCCGGACGAGCGTTGGTGTCATGGAAAGCGCCCCAATCCGCCAAGAGGTCGATCGTGCCCGAATGGACGGCCCCCGCGTGCGTATGTCCGCACCCCCCGTATGCCAGAGAACTGCGCATCCGCCGTTCCGTCCAGGGGTTGTGGAGCAATGTTTGCGTGCTCCGGTCGTGCGCCCCGCCCCCGCGTCCGCTCTCCGAACAGTCTGACCCGACACCCCGCCCCGGGCACGTCGAGCCGCGCGGAAGGTAGTCTCACGGGGCGGATCCGTAAGGGCCGACGTGCGCCGGCACACCGCACAACCGCTGCGCCGGGCGTACGGACGCTACGCACCACCTTGGTGTGAGCTGTGTGTCTTCTCCGCAGTTCTGCGCACGCGCCCTCGTCCGGACGCATCAAGGGCAACTGACTGGTACGTGCAAATTATTTGGGATGCCCCGGAATAGGAACACCGGAGCACTCGGGCTCGTTATCACGACGTGAGCACGACACCACCTGTACTTGCCGCAGAGCTGGCACAGGCGTGGGCCGACATTCAGCGGCACCACCCCGAGCTGCCCGATCTTGCCGCGCCCGAGTCCCTGATCGGAGAGTCCTCGTCCGCCTGTGGCGCCGAGCTCTCCTTCGAACGACTGCTCCACGAGGCAGTCCACGGCATCGCCGCCGCGAGAGGAGTCCGTGACACCTCCCGCGCCGGCCGCTACCACAACAGACGCTTCCTCGCGATCGCCGAGGAGCTGGGCCTCGACCATGCCGAGGAACCCCACCCCAGCAGCGGATTCTCGCTGGTCACGCTGAATCCGGAAGCCAAGCGCCGGTATCGTCCGACCACCGAACGGCTACAGCGCGCCCTCAAGGCGCACACGGTCGCCACCGCCGCCGACACCAAGCGCTCCTTCCGCGGACCTGCCGCCCGGCACGGTTCCTCCGGGGGCGGTGTGCGGGTCAAGGCCGTCTGCGACTGCGGACGCAACGTCCGGGTCGTCCCGTCGGTCCTGGCACAGGCGCCGATCGTCTGCGGTGGCTGCGGAAAGCCGTTCCGGATCCCGGAAGCGGCGGTCGCGGTGGGGTGAGCCTTCGTGGTGTGGCACAATGGCTAGCTGTACTCGACAGTCGCATAGGACCCCTCTCTCCTCCGGCTGACGCGTCCATCGGGCACCCGAGTACCGCAACCCCACGTGGCATCTTCGTTGTGCCCAACCACGTCATAGACCAGGAGACACCACTTCCGTGGCAGTCAAGATCAAGCTGAAGCGTCTGGGCAAGATCCGTTCGCCTCACTACCGCATCGTCGTCGCCGACTCCCGTACCCGCCGTGACGGCCGGGCCATCGAGGAGATCGGCCTGTACCACC
Encoded here:
- the ffh gene encoding signal recognition particle protein — protein: MFDTLSDRLSATFKNLRGKGRLSEADIDATAREIRIALLEADVALPVVRAFIGKVKERARGAEVSQALNPAQQVVKIVNEELVAILGGETRRLRFAKTAPTVIMLAGLQGAGKTTLAGKLGLWLKGQGHSPLLVACDLQRPNAVNQLSVVAERAGVAVYAPEPGNGVGDPVQVAKDSIEFARAKVHDIVIVDTAGRLGIDQELMQQAADIRDAVSPDEILFVVDAMIGQDAVNTAEAFRDGVGFDGVVLSKLDGDARGGAALSIAHVTGKQVMFASNGEKLEDFDAFHPDRMASRILDMGDLLTLIEQAEKTFSQEEAAKMASKLSSSKGKDFTLDDFLAQMEQVRKMGSISKLLGMLPGMGQIKDQINNIDERDIDRTAAIIKSMTPKERAEPTIINGSRRARIAKGSGVEVSAVKGLVERFFEARKMMSKMAQGGGMPGMPGMPGMGGGPGRQKKQVKQAKGKRKSGNPMKRKAEEAAAAERREQAAAQGGAFGLPAQDSKNFELPDEFKKFM
- a CDS encoding methyltransferase domain-containing protein, yielding MTPTLVRHHRGADPSAPADAGTRARDWAEIQERMLAPLYEAVYDRLEVGAATRMLSLGCGSGLAMLVAAARGAHVTGVDSDRERLALARARLLPGAGWDDAPAHSAQPARRRARLLEDGGAAASGADGAPYDLITVFEPIGCAAGDSEGLVPALESAVPLAARGATVVLTGWGPPERCATAAVLRVAARLAESARPPRTASGGWRPTLRDDLEEVASRAGLKPDGSGRVSCPFGYADVGSAVRGLLSTGLFDAAVRATDRSQVEKEVAEALHPYRRPDGTVWMPNVFRYLVCVT